A single region of the Streptomyces sp. NBC_01803 genome encodes:
- a CDS encoding LacI family DNA-binding transcriptional regulator: MKDVALHAGVSRTAVSFVLNDRADASISAEVRRRILDAVEALGYRPDAGARALAAKRSDWYGLITEIVTAPFAVDVIKGAQDRAWADRRFLLIASAEDGAEMAHGAIDKLLEQRVEGLLYATTWHRAVRLPAAAREVPTVLVNCFDADGELPSVVPDEVTGGHRATGRLVRAGHERIGFVTLDPAIPASVGRREGYERALREAGITPDPDLVVPGYATADGGYEAAGALLDLPNRPTALFCGNDRMAMGAYDAIKERGLKIPGDVAVVGFDNQELIAAYLRPALTTVALPFEVMGAMGVDMLAALAAGQPLVTSQVTVDCPLLERSSV; encoded by the coding sequence ATGAAGGATGTCGCGCTGCACGCCGGTGTCTCGCGGACCGCCGTGTCGTTCGTCCTCAACGACCGGGCGGACGCCAGCATCTCCGCCGAGGTCAGGCGGCGCATCCTCGACGCCGTCGAGGCGCTGGGGTACCGGCCCGACGCCGGGGCGCGGGCGCTCGCCGCCAAGCGCAGCGACTGGTACGGGCTGATCACCGAAATCGTGACCGCGCCGTTCGCCGTCGACGTCATCAAGGGGGCCCAGGACCGGGCCTGGGCCGACCGCAGGTTCCTCCTCATCGCCTCCGCCGAGGACGGCGCCGAGATGGCGCACGGCGCGATCGACAAGCTGCTGGAGCAGCGCGTCGAGGGGCTGCTCTACGCCACCACCTGGCACCGGGCCGTGCGGCTGCCGGCCGCCGCCCGCGAGGTGCCGACCGTGCTGGTGAACTGCTTCGACGCGGACGGCGAGTTGCCGTCCGTCGTGCCGGACGAGGTGACCGGCGGCCATCGCGCCACCGGGCGGCTGGTCCGGGCGGGTCACGAGCGGATCGGGTTCGTGACCCTGGACCCCGCGATCCCGGCCTCGGTGGGTCGGCGCGAGGGGTACGAACGGGCGCTGCGGGAGGCGGGCATCACGCCCGACCCGGATCTCGTGGTGCCCGGCTACGCCACCGCCGACGGCGGCTACGAGGCGGCGGGCGCGCTGCTCGACCTCCCCAACCGCCCCACCGCCCTGTTCTGCGGCAACGACCGCATGGCCATGGGCGCCTATGACGCCATCAAGGAACGTGGCCTGAAGATCCCCGGTGATGTCGCGGTCGTGGGCTTCGACAACCAGGAGCTCATCGCCGCCTATCTGCGGCCCGCGCTGACGACTGTGGCGCTCCCCTTCGAGGTGATGGGGGCCATGGGCGTCGACATGCTCGCCGCTCTCGCAGCGGGACAGCCGCTCGTCACCAGCCAGGTGACGGTCGACTGCCCACTGCTCGAACGCTCGTCGGTCTGA
- a CDS encoding RNA-binding S4 domain-containing protein produces MASDEGSVRVDAWIWAVRLTKTRSLAAAACRAGHVRVNAERVKPAYLVRPGDEVRLRYEGRERIVVVKQPLRKRVGAAVAVAAYTDNSPPPPPREVAAALPVRDRGAGRPTKRDRREIERLRGRVE; encoded by the coding sequence ATGGCTTCTGACGAGGGCAGTGTGCGGGTCGACGCGTGGATCTGGGCCGTGCGGCTGACCAAGACACGTTCGCTCGCCGCCGCCGCCTGTCGTGCTGGGCATGTCCGGGTCAACGCGGAACGGGTGAAGCCCGCGTATCTCGTGCGGCCCGGGGACGAGGTGCGGCTGCGGTACGAGGGGCGGGAGCGGATCGTCGTCGTGAAGCAGCCGCTGCGCAAGCGCGTCGGTGCCGCCGTGGCCGTCGCGGCCTACACCGACAACAGCCCGCCGCCCCCGCCGCGCGAGGTCGCCGCCGCGCTGCCCGTCCGGGACCGTGGCGCCGGGCGGCCCACCAAGCGTGATCGGCGGGAGATCGAGCGCCTGCGCGGGCGCGTCGAGTAG
- a CDS encoding helix-turn-helix domain-containing protein, producing the protein MPDSTVPGDRLREMRLIRGLTQEQLAERAGLSLPTVKKLERGGSARIETYHALARALRVTTSTLFETGGPRRRTHADDDRFDLMALRQAVAPPVTPSGRLRLAATVEPEPDLQQMKHTATALDEAYHRDDYLTVAELLPALIQSTHVAVDHFDSGSQRIEALKLRADALQMAGRYLTQLRAYDLAHLALRESMRDAAAAGDALRGGAAVYLEGWTLIREARLDEAEQVAAATADDIEPRLSRASRDELGVWGRLLLKASAAAARNNKPSEAKDFVQMARAAGAALGNGSGGAGYKSGRFNNLSAAYQAVENYMVAERPDRVLGLSERISAAGASTSNTKHRHLLDVARAHVLLRHDDEAEGILAALYEESPDWLSHQRMAADVFSDVLRKRRRLTQRQRKLAEFFSVA; encoded by the coding sequence ATGCCCGACTCTACCGTGCCCGGAGATCGTTTGCGCGAGATGCGCCTCATCCGTGGCCTTACTCAGGAACAACTCGCGGAACGCGCCGGGCTCAGCCTTCCCACAGTCAAGAAGCTCGAACGTGGCGGCTCGGCAAGGATCGAGACCTACCACGCGCTCGCCCGCGCCCTGCGGGTCACGACCTCAACGCTTTTCGAGACAGGCGGTCCCCGTCGGCGCACGCACGCCGACGACGACCGATTCGACCTCATGGCCCTCCGGCAGGCCGTCGCGCCGCCTGTGACTCCCTCCGGACGGCTGCGTCTTGCTGCCACGGTTGAACCCGAACCTGATCTCCAGCAGATGAAGCACACCGCGACCGCGCTGGACGAGGCGTACCACCGGGACGACTACCTCACCGTGGCCGAGCTACTCCCTGCCCTCATCCAGTCCACACATGTCGCCGTTGATCACTTTGACAGCGGTAGCCAGCGCATCGAAGCACTGAAGCTACGCGCCGACGCCCTCCAGATGGCTGGCCGCTACCTCACCCAGCTCCGGGCCTACGACCTGGCGCATCTGGCTCTCCGAGAGTCGATGCGAGACGCGGCGGCAGCAGGCGACGCCTTGAGAGGCGGCGCGGCTGTGTACCTGGAGGGGTGGACGCTGATCCGCGAGGCGCGCCTGGACGAGGCCGAGCAGGTTGCAGCTGCTACGGCCGACGACATCGAGCCGAGGCTCTCGCGTGCGTCCCGGGACGAGTTGGGGGTGTGGGGACGGCTGTTGTTGAAGGCAAGCGCGGCGGCGGCCCGGAACAACAAGCCGTCCGAGGCCAAGGACTTCGTGCAGATGGCGCGCGCGGCTGGTGCGGCGCTGGGCAACGGGTCCGGCGGTGCGGGGTACAAGTCCGGCCGCTTCAACAACCTGTCTGCTGCTTATCAGGCGGTCGAGAACTATATGGTCGCTGAACGGCCGGACCGGGTACTTGGGTTGTCGGAGCGGATCTCGGCGGCCGGGGCCTCCACGTCGAATACGAAGCACCGGCATCTCTTGGATGTGGCGCGGGCGCATGTGTTGCTGCGGCACGACGACGAGGCCGAGGGCATTCTGGCGGCGCTCTACGAGGAGTCGCCGGACTGGCTGAGCCACCAGCGGATGGCCGCCGACGTCTTCAGCGATGTGCTGCGGAAGAGGCGACGGTTGACACAGCGACAGAGAAAGCTGGCTGAGTTCTTCTCGGTGGCGTAA
- a CDS encoding helix-turn-helix transcriptional regulator yields MDRAQQLSEFLKTRRAHLRPEDVGVGNFGGQRRVPGLRREELALLAGVSVDYYTRLEQGRARNASPDILDAVAAALRLDGDERAHLHNLAKPASTRRRPSRPQQVGPEMRQALQALATIPAYIIGRRLDILAWNSLARTLIADFPALPAAERNMARLVFLDDASKDLYPDWESKARDTVSNLRLDAGRHPDDPRLATLVGELSLGSADFRRLWADHNVRGKTRGRKRFNHPQLGELALDYVAMRAPDDPDMTMMIYSAPPGSEAAITLQLLASLTTPSVPGTADLPAGSTL; encoded by the coding sequence ATGGATCGTGCCCAGCAGCTCAGCGAGTTCCTCAAGACCCGACGCGCCCATCTGCGCCCCGAGGACGTCGGCGTGGGCAACTTCGGCGGCCAGCGGCGCGTGCCCGGCCTGCGCCGCGAGGAACTGGCCCTGCTGGCCGGGGTGAGCGTCGACTACTACACCCGCCTGGAACAGGGCCGGGCCCGCAACGCGTCCCCAGACATCCTGGACGCCGTCGCCGCCGCGCTCCGCCTCGACGGCGACGAGCGTGCCCACCTGCACAACCTCGCCAAACCCGCCAGTACCCGCAGGCGTCCCAGCCGCCCGCAGCAGGTAGGGCCCGAGATGCGCCAGGCCCTGCAGGCCCTCGCCACCATTCCCGCCTACATCATCGGCCGACGTCTGGACATCCTGGCCTGGAACAGCCTGGCCCGGACCCTGATCGCCGACTTCCCCGCGCTGCCCGCAGCCGAGCGGAACATGGCCCGCCTGGTCTTCCTCGACGACGCCTCCAAGGACCTCTACCCCGACTGGGAGAGCAAAGCCCGCGACACGGTCTCCAACCTCCGCCTGGATGCCGGCCGCCACCCCGACGACCCTCGGTTGGCCACCCTGGTCGGTGAACTCTCCCTGGGCAGCGCCGACTTCCGCCGCCTGTGGGCCGACCACAACGTGCGCGGCAAGACCCGCGGCCGCAAGCGGTTCAACCACCCCCAGCTCGGCGAGCTCGCCCTCGACTACGTCGCCATGCGAGCCCCCGACGACCCCGACATGACCATGATGATCTACAGCGCACCACCCGGATCTGAAGCCGCCATCACCCTCCAGCTCCTGGCCAGCCTCACCACACCATCCGTTCCCGGCACCGCTGATCTTCCGGCGGGAAGCACTCTCTGA
- a CDS encoding putative quinol monooxygenase yields the protein MSNTLTIIARFTAKPGQEQRLRDALDAMIAPSLAEEGCIGYQPFADPNRADRMVIVEEWVSSAALDHHFSLPHFKHVAQVLDEVLAEPFTLRRLTDVPA from the coding sequence ATGTCGAACACCCTCACGATCATTGCCCGCTTCACCGCCAAGCCGGGCCAGGAGCAGCGGCTGCGCGACGCGCTGGACGCGATGATCGCGCCGTCCCTGGCCGAGGAGGGCTGCATCGGTTACCAGCCGTTCGCCGACCCGAACCGCGCCGACCGCATGGTCATCGTCGAGGAGTGGGTCAGCAGCGCGGCCCTGGACCACCACTTCTCGCTGCCGCACTTCAAGCACGTCGCCCAGGTCCTGGACGAGGTCCTCGCCGAGCCGTTCACCCTGCGCCGCCTGACCGACGTCCCTGCCTGA
- the cutA gene encoding divalent-cation tolerance protein CutA, giving the protein MAEHITVLTTTDSREGAEQLAKSAVEARLAACAQIEGPVTSVYWWEGSVQTDQEWRVLYKTPAAKYDALEAHIRNVHAYETPEIIATAITGGSAAYLQWLEQETSS; this is encoded by the coding sequence ATGGCCGAGCACATCACCGTGCTCACGACGACGGACAGCAGAGAAGGCGCCGAGCAGCTCGCCAAATCCGCGGTGGAGGCCAGACTCGCCGCGTGCGCGCAGATCGAGGGCCCGGTGACCAGCGTCTACTGGTGGGAGGGCTCGGTGCAGACCGACCAGGAGTGGCGGGTCCTCTACAAGACGCCGGCCGCCAAGTACGACGCGCTCGAAGCGCACATCAGGAACGTCCACGCCTACGAGACACCGGAGATCATCGCCACCGCGATCACCGGGGGCAGCGCGGCGTACCTCCAATGGCTGGAACAGGAGACCTCCTCCTGA
- a CDS encoding dihydrolipoyl dehydrogenase family protein, which translates to MSDTYDVIVIGAGPVGENVADRTRAAGLTTAIVESELVGGECSYWACIPSKALLRPPAALAAARAVAGSREAVGGRLDAAAVLARRDSFTSNWRDDSQVSWIESTGADLFRGHGRLDGPRTVTVEVPDGGGTRHLTARHAVAVCTGSVAVVPDLPGVAQARPWTSREATSAKKVPGRLAVVGGGVVGAEMAAAWSALGSEVTLLIRGDRPLPKMEPFAGELVAEGLASAGVDIRTGVSVTEVSRADSSGPVTISLDNGDRLDADEILFATGRAPRTGDLGLETVGLEPGSWLEVDDALRVRGVAGDWLYAVGDANHRSLMTHQGKYQARIVGAVIAARAQGAPVDGTPWGPHAATADIAAVPQVVFTEPEAASVGLTAEEAERAGRRTRVVDYELGNVSGAALYADDYKGRARVIVDLDRNHLIGATFVGPHTGELLHAATIAVTGEVPIDRLWHAVPSFPTMSEIWLRLLETLRG; encoded by the coding sequence ATGAGCGACACCTACGACGTCATCGTCATCGGCGCGGGCCCGGTCGGCGAGAACGTCGCCGACCGGACCCGGGCCGCCGGCCTGACCACGGCCATCGTCGAGAGCGAGCTCGTGGGCGGCGAGTGTTCGTACTGGGCCTGCATCCCCAGCAAGGCGCTGCTGCGCCCGCCCGCCGCGCTCGCCGCCGCCCGCGCGGTGGCCGGCTCCCGCGAGGCGGTCGGCGGACGGCTCGACGCGGCGGCCGTGCTGGCCCGGCGCGACAGCTTCACCTCCAACTGGCGGGATGACAGCCAGGTTTCGTGGATCGAGTCGACCGGCGCCGATCTCTTCCGGGGCCACGGCCGCCTGGACGGGCCGCGCACCGTCACCGTCGAGGTCCCGGACGGCGGCGGCACGCGGCACCTCACCGCCCGGCACGCGGTGGCGGTGTGCACGGGCAGCGTCGCCGTCGTGCCCGACCTGCCTGGCGTCGCGCAGGCGCGGCCGTGGACCAGCAGGGAGGCCACGAGCGCCAAGAAGGTGCCGGGCCGGCTGGCCGTGGTGGGCGGCGGCGTGGTCGGCGCGGAGATGGCCGCCGCCTGGAGCGCGCTCGGCTCCGAGGTCACGCTCCTCATCCGGGGGGACCGGCCGTTGCCGAAGATGGAGCCGTTCGCGGGTGAGTTGGTGGCGGAGGGCCTGGCGTCGGCCGGTGTCGACATCCGCACCGGGGTGTCCGTCACCGAGGTGAGCCGGGCCGACTCCTCGGGCCCGGTGACCATTTCGCTCGACAACGGGGACCGGCTCGACGCGGACGAGATCCTGTTCGCCACCGGGCGGGCTCCGCGTACCGGCGATCTGGGCCTGGAGACGGTGGGGTTGGAGCCCGGCTCGTGGCTGGAGGTGGACGACGCGCTGCGGGTGCGGGGCGTCGCGGGCGACTGGCTCTACGCGGTGGGTGACGCCAACCACCGTTCGCTGATGACCCACCAGGGCAAGTACCAGGCGCGCATCGTGGGCGCGGTCATCGCCGCCCGCGCGCAGGGCGCCCCGGTGGACGGGACGCCGTGGGGCCCGCACGCGGCGACGGCCGACATCGCGGCCGTTCCGCAAGTGGTGTTCACCGAGCCGGAGGCCGCCTCGGTCGGCCTGACCGCCGAGGAGGCGGAACGGGCCGGCCGCCGCACGCGCGTGGTGGACTACGAGTTGGGCAACGTGTCCGGCGCCGCGCTGTACGCCGACGACTACAAGGGTCGCGCGCGCGTGATCGTGGACCTGGACCGGAACCACCTCATCGGCGCGACGTTCGTCGGCCCGCACACGGGCGAGCTGCTCCACGCGGCGACCATCGCGGTCACCGGCGAGGTCCCGATCGACCGCCTGTGGCACGCGGTCCCGTCGTTCCCGACGATGAGCGAGATCTGGCTGCGGCTGCTGGAGACCCTCCGGGGCTGA
- a CDS encoding Lrp/AsnC family transcriptional regulator yields MTSHPTVLDDLDRKIVAALIANARSSFAEIGAEIGLSAPAVKRRVDRMREARVITGFTTMVSPTALGWRTEAYVEVYCDSAAPPRRLAEVVRDYPEITAAMTVTGGADALLHIRASDIEHFEEVLERIRAEPFIRKTISFIVLSHLIAGSPEAGASPPTHPDETISR; encoded by the coding sequence ATGACCAGCCATCCCACGGTGCTCGACGATCTCGACCGGAAGATCGTCGCCGCGCTGATCGCGAACGCCCGAAGCAGCTTCGCCGAGATCGGCGCCGAGATCGGCCTGTCGGCCCCTGCCGTCAAGCGGCGCGTCGACCGGATGCGGGAGGCGCGGGTGATCACCGGGTTCACCACCATGGTCAGCCCCACCGCCCTCGGTTGGCGCACCGAGGCGTACGTCGAGGTGTACTGCGACAGCGCCGCCCCGCCCCGGCGGCTGGCCGAGGTCGTCCGCGACTATCCGGAGATCACCGCCGCCATGACCGTGACCGGCGGCGCCGACGCCCTGCTCCACATCCGGGCCAGCGACATCGAGCACTTCGAGGAGGTGCTCGAACGCATTCGCGCCGAGCCGTTCATCCGTAAGACGATCAGCTTCATCGTCCTCTCCCACCTCATCGCGGGCAGCCCGGAGGCCGGCGCCAGCCCGCCCACCCATCCGGACGAAACGATCAGCCGCTGA
- the ddaH gene encoding dimethylargininase, translating into MAPSRARRPRRYLTCEPRHFDVLYAINPWMREGTPVDTERALTQWRTLVAAYRDHGHTVETVEPTPGLPDMVFAANAALVLGGRVLGSRFHAPRRQPESAAYEIWFKAAGFDVHEPQAVCEGEGDLVPVGPYVLAGTGFRTAPAAHQEVQEFFGVPTIGLRLTDPRFYHLDTALFSLEDGERGGGNVAYYPGAFSPGSRAVLERLFPDAVIATEDDALAFGLNAVCDGRHVFIDPGARSLIGRLAHRGYVPVPVDLSEFRKAGGGIKCCTQEIRP; encoded by the coding sequence ATGGCCCCCTCACGCGCGCGGCGCCCCCGGCGCTACCTGACCTGCGAGCCCCGGCATTTCGACGTGCTGTACGCGATCAACCCCTGGATGCGCGAGGGCACCCCCGTCGACACCGAGCGGGCGCTGACCCAGTGGCGCACGCTCGTCGCCGCCTACCGCGACCACGGGCACACGGTGGAGACGGTGGAGCCGACCCCCGGCCTGCCCGACATGGTCTTCGCGGCGAACGCCGCGCTCGTGCTCGGCGGCCGGGTCCTCGGCTCGCGGTTCCACGCGCCACGGCGGCAGCCGGAGAGCGCGGCGTACGAGATCTGGTTCAAGGCGGCGGGCTTCGACGTCCACGAGCCGCAGGCGGTGTGCGAGGGCGAGGGCGACCTCGTGCCGGTCGGTCCGTACGTCCTGGCCGGCACCGGCTTCCGCACCGCGCCCGCCGCGCACCAGGAGGTCCAGGAGTTCTTCGGCGTGCCGACGATCGGCCTGCGCCTGACCGACCCGCGCTTCTACCACCTGGACACCGCGCTGTTCTCCCTGGAAGACGGCGAGCGCGGCGGCGGGAACGTCGCCTACTACCCCGGGGCGTTCTCCCCGGGCAGCCGCGCGGTCCTGGAGCGGCTCTTCCCGGACGCGGTGATCGCGACCGAGGACGACGCCCTGGCATTCGGCCTCAACGCGGTCTGCGACGGCCGCCACGTCTTCATCGACCCGGGCGCGCGGTCCCTGATCGGTCGGCTCGCGCACCGTGGTTACGTCCCCGTTCCCGTCGACCTCTCGGAGTTCCGCAAGGCCGGCGGGGGCATCAAGTGCTGCACCCAGGAGATCCGGCCATGA
- the rocD gene encoding ornithine--oxo-acid transaminase: MTTVPTAAPASPSPAAHRSSAELIRAEESSLAHNYHPLPVVVSRAEGVWLEDVEGHRYLDMLAGYSALNFGHRHPALVAAAHRQLDQLTLTSRAFHNDRLAGFAEGLAELTGLDMTLPMNTGAEAVESGIKVARKWAYEVKGVAPDRATIVVAADNFHGRTTTIVGFSSDPVARDGFGPFTPGFRVVPYNDLAALEAAVDATTAAVLIEPIQGEAGVVIPDDGYLAGVRELTRRTGTLFVADEIQSGLGRTGTTLAVDHESVLPDVLLLGKALGGGIVPVSAVVARRDVLGVLRPGEHGSTFGGNPLAAAVGSAVVDLLRTGEFQRRAAELGRLLDAGLAALVGKGVVGYRCRGLWAGVDVDPSLGTGREVSERLMREGVLVKDTHGSTIRLAPPLTITHEELEWALAALAGVLG; the protein is encoded by the coding sequence ATGACCACCGTGCCCACCGCCGCCCCCGCTTCCCCCTCCCCGGCCGCCCACCGTTCCTCGGCGGAGCTGATCCGCGCCGAGGAGTCGTCGCTCGCGCACAACTACCACCCGCTGCCCGTCGTCGTCTCGCGCGCCGAGGGGGTGTGGCTGGAGGACGTCGAGGGACACCGCTACCTCGACATGCTGGCCGGCTACTCGGCGCTCAACTTCGGCCACCGGCACCCCGCCCTCGTCGCGGCGGCGCACCGCCAGCTCGACCAGCTCACGCTGACTTCCCGGGCCTTCCACAACGACCGGCTGGCCGGCTTCGCCGAGGGCCTGGCCGAGCTGACCGGGCTGGACATGACGCTGCCGATGAACACCGGCGCGGAGGCCGTCGAGAGCGGCATCAAGGTGGCCCGCAAATGGGCCTACGAGGTCAAGGGCGTCGCGCCCGACCGGGCCACCATCGTGGTGGCCGCCGACAACTTCCACGGCCGGACCACCACCATCGTCGGCTTCTCCAGCGACCCGGTGGCACGCGACGGCTTCGGCCCGTTCACCCCCGGCTTCCGCGTCGTCCCCTACAACGACCTCGCCGCGCTCGAAGCCGCCGTCGACGCGACCACGGCGGCCGTGCTCATCGAGCCGATCCAGGGCGAGGCGGGCGTCGTCATCCCGGACGACGGCTACCTGGCCGGGGTGCGGGAGCTGACCCGGCGCACCGGCACGCTCTTCGTCGCCGACGAGATCCAGTCCGGTCTCGGGCGGACCGGCACCACGCTCGCCGTCGACCACGAGTCGGTCCTGCCGGACGTGCTGCTGCTCGGCAAGGCGCTCGGTGGCGGCATCGTTCCGGTGTCGGCGGTCGTCGCGCGCCGTGACGTCCTCGGTGTCCTGCGGCCCGGCGAGCACGGCTCGACGTTCGGCGGGAACCCGCTGGCCGCCGCCGTCGGCTCGGCCGTCGTGGATCTGCTGCGCACCGGCGAGTTCCAGCGGCGGGCCGCCGAGCTGGGCCGGCTGCTGGACGCGGGGCTCGCCGCCCTGGTCGGCAAGGGCGTCGTCGGCTACCGCTGCCGGGGGCTGTGGGCGGGCGTCGACGTGGACCCGTCCCTCGGTACGGGACGCGAGGTCAGCGAACGGCTGATGCGGGAGGGCGTGCTGGTCAAGGACACCCACGGCTCGACCATCCGGCTGGCGCCGCCGCTGACCATCACCCACGAAGAGCTGGAGTGGGCGTTGGCCGCGCTGGCGGGCGTCCTCGGCTGA
- a CDS encoding DUF2267 domain-containing protein, with translation MNQVRQYGQYESGSEAERVTRTVLSELGCHLTGDERADLARSLPTEAAARLVGGAPAERPLTAAAFVRDVAARMDGATEATARWDVSSVLCVVAETADTELVNRVIGALPPGYALLFGRAELARAA, from the coding sequence GTGAACCAGGTAAGGCAGTACGGGCAGTACGAGTCCGGATCGGAGGCCGAGCGGGTCACCCGCACCGTCCTGTCCGAACTGGGCTGCCATCTGACGGGCGACGAGCGGGCCGATCTGGCCCGCTCGCTGCCCACCGAGGCAGCGGCACGGCTGGTCGGCGGTGCACCGGCCGAACGCCCGCTGACCGCCGCCGCGTTCGTCCGCGACGTGGCCGCGCGGATGGACGGCGCCACCGAGGCCACCGCCCGATGGGACGTCAGCTCGGTGCTGTGCGTGGTCGCGGAGACCGCCGACACCGAGCTGGTGAACCGGGTGATCGGCGCGCTTCCGCCGGGCTACGCCCTGCTGTTCGGCCGGGCGGAGCTGGCGCGCGCCGCCTGA
- a CDS encoding zinc-binding dehydrogenase — MDTMLAGRLHLMTRRFAVEEVPVPVPGPGDVLIEVKAAGVCLSDVHLIDGTLRPMFNPGDAVTLGHEVAGVVHTPGPGVAEEWNPGTRVVLVAGQSCGECVNCRRRRAPCPRTLTRGVDYDGGWAQYALAREDTLLRIPDALPFDQAAIIPDAVSTPYAAVVATGGVRPAQSVGVWGAGGLGAHGVRTARLAGAAPVIAVDPLPGARERALAFGADLALDPTAPDFADELRRATQGAGLDVAFDFAGVPAVREQAARALATGGVLVLVGLTPQALSIANGTLFSYRGNQVRGHYGSDPQHVEQLVRLASTGRLDLGPSVSGHLPLADAAEAVSRLEHKTGDPVRLILVP; from the coding sequence GTGGACACCATGCTCGCCGGCCGCCTGCACCTGATGACCAGGCGATTCGCCGTGGAGGAGGTGCCGGTGCCCGTCCCCGGGCCCGGGGACGTGCTGATCGAGGTCAAGGCCGCGGGGGTATGCCTGTCCGACGTCCACCTCATCGATGGCACACTGCGCCCGATGTTCAACCCGGGTGACGCCGTCACCCTCGGGCACGAGGTCGCGGGCGTCGTCCACACACCGGGCCCCGGGGTCGCCGAGGAATGGAACCCGGGCACGCGGGTGGTCCTCGTCGCGGGGCAGAGCTGCGGCGAGTGCGTCAACTGCCGCCGCCGGCGCGCCCCCTGTCCGCGCACCCTGACCCGGGGCGTGGACTACGACGGCGGCTGGGCCCAATACGCGCTGGCCCGCGAGGACACGCTGCTGCGCATCCCCGACGCCCTGCCGTTCGACCAGGCGGCGATCATCCCCGACGCCGTCTCGACGCCCTACGCCGCCGTGGTGGCGACCGGCGGGGTCCGACCCGCGCAGTCCGTCGGCGTCTGGGGCGCGGGCGGCCTCGGCGCGCACGGGGTGCGCACGGCCCGACTGGCCGGGGCCGCGCCCGTGATCGCCGTCGACCCGCTGCCCGGCGCCCGCGAACGCGCCCTCGCGTTCGGCGCCGACCTGGCCCTCGACCCGACGGCGCCGGACTTCGCCGACGAGCTGCGCCGGGCCACCCAAGGCGCGGGCCTGGATGTCGCGTTCGACTTCGCCGGCGTCCCGGCCGTGCGCGAGCAGGCCGCCCGCGCCCTGGCCACCGGGGGTGTGCTGGTCCTGGTGGGGCTCACGCCGCAGGCGCTGTCCATCGCCAACGGCACCCTGTTCAGCTACCGGGGCAACCAGGTGCGCGGCCACTACGGATCGGACCCGCAGCACGTCGAGCAGCTCGTCCGCCTCGCGTCGACCGGGCGGCTCGACCTGGGTCCCTCGGTGAGCGGCCACCTCCCGCTGGCCGACGCGGCCGAGGCGGTGTCCCGCCTGGAGCACAAGACCGGCGACCCGGTCCGCCTGATCCTGGTCCCCTGA
- a CDS encoding TetR/AcrR family transcriptional regulator yields the protein MTTESARPRVRRTADERRRQLIGIGLRLLATRPIHELSIDEVAAEAGISRGLLFHYFPTKRDYYVAVARAAGRRLLKHATAPESDDPTERLRGMVDGFVSFVRRRHDNYVALARAGAGGDDQVLEAFGGVRAELTDRVLAAMGEPAAPPRVRFAVRGWLAMVEEMAIETPVDVLGTEELTDLLVRSLGRILSSLAPTDPTP from the coding sequence ATGACCACCGAGTCGGCCCGCCCCCGTGTGCGCCGCACCGCCGACGAGCGCCGGCGACAGCTCATCGGCATCGGTCTGCGGCTGCTGGCGACCCGGCCCATCCACGAGTTGTCGATCGACGAGGTGGCCGCTGAGGCGGGCATCTCACGCGGCCTCCTCTTCCACTACTTCCCGACCAAGCGGGACTACTACGTCGCCGTGGCGCGGGCGGCGGGGCGGCGGCTGCTCAAGCACGCGACCGCTCCCGAGAGCGACGACCCGACCGAGCGGCTGCGCGGCATGGTCGACGGGTTCGTCAGCTTCGTGCGCCGCCGGCATGACAACTACGTGGCCCTGGCCCGCGCCGGGGCGGGCGGCGACGACCAGGTGCTGGAGGCGTTCGGCGGCGTCCGCGCCGAGCTGACCGACCGGGTGCTGGCGGCGATGGGGGAGCCGGCCGCGCCGCCGCGCGTGCGGTTCGCCGTCCGGGGCTGGCTGGCCATGGTCGAGGAGATGGCCATCGAGACGCCCGTGGACGTCCTGGGCACCGAGGAGCTCACCGATCTCCTCGTCCGCAGCCTGGGCCGGATTCTCTCCTCCCTCGCCCCCACTGACCCGACGCCCTGA